One Etheostoma cragini isolate CJK2018 chromosome 19, CSU_Ecrag_1.0, whole genome shotgun sequence DNA segment encodes these proteins:
- the mblac1 gene encoding metallo-beta-lactamase domain-containing protein 1, with product MMGTDSKVVSGQFQRVPLSESQLDFPGQPYSVSVLKAGYCLSQPGGTFRADGTVTLLTGTRTILVDTGGPWDRDFLLATLKERGLGPGDIDVVVGTHGHSDHVGNLSLFPAAMMIVGYDISKGDTYRPNKLAEGHAYVIDEHVSVVPTPGHTGQDVSVRVTGTSVGTVLVAGDLFECCTDEDSWRDLSMNTAVHEVSRCEALRTADVIIPGHGLPFRVLRN from the exons ATGATGGGGACCGACAGTAAAGTGGTCTCCGGTCAGTTTCAAAGAGTCCCTCTGTCAGAGTCTCAGTTAGACTTCCCTGGACAGCCGTACTCCGTGTCCGTACTCAAAGCCGGGTACTGTCTCTCTCAACCCGGCGGCACGTTCAGAGCGGACGGGACCGTCACACTCTTGACCGGAACCAGGACTATTCTAGTGGACACCGGTGGGCCGTGGGACCGGGACTTTCTCCTAGCGACACTGAAAGAGAGGGGTTTGGGCCCGGGGGACATTGACGTGGTCGTGGGGACTCACGGACATTCAGACCACGTAGGAAACCTGAGTCTGTTCCCAGCAGCGATGATGATAGTCGGGTATGATATCAGCAAAGGGGACACATACCGTCCCAACAAGCTAGCAGAGGGACACGCCTACGTTATTGACGAGCAT GTATCTGTAGTTCCCACTCCCGGACACACAGGACAAGATGTCAGCGTCCGGGTGACGGGAACCTCTGTGGGCACGGTGCTTGTTgctggggacttatttgagTGCTGCACAGACGAGGACAGCTGGCGGGACCTGAGTATGAACACTGCAGTGCATGAGGTCAGTCGCTGTGAGGCACTGCGCACCGCCGATGTCATCATACCGGGACACGGACTCCCTTTCAGAGTCCTCAGGAACTGA
- the mpdu1b gene encoding mannose-P-dolichol utilization defect 1b has translation MAEETVLNEGSSFMDPFKGLLLTYFMPESCYDEFFLNFNFLYVPCLKIVLSKGLGIGIILGSVMVKLPQIIKLMGAKSAEGLSFQTVLLELLAITGTMAYSIANKFPFSAWGEALFLMLQTVAIGFLIQHYGGRTSRGVLFLVVFIGLLVLVLSPVTPMPVVTYLQASNMPAIIIGRLIQAASNLRNGHTGQLSAVSVFLLFAGSLARIFTSVQETGDTLMAFTYVISSACNGIIALQVLYYWNSSPERKKKKKKSE, from the exons ATGGCGGAGGAAACTGTTTTGAATGAAGGCTCGTCCTTTATGGACCCTTTTAAGggacttttgttgacatactttATGCCGGAATCATGTTACGACGAGTTCTTTCtcaattttaactttttgtatG TACCATGTCTGAAGATTGTGCTGAGCAAAGGCCTGGGGATCGGCATCATCCTGGGATCAGTGATGG TGAAGTTGCCTCAGATCATCAAGCTGATGGGAGCGAAGAGCGCTGAGGGCCTGAGCTTCCAGACggtgctgctggagctgctaGCCATCACAGGAACAATGGCCTACAGCATCGCCAACAAGTTCCCTTTCAG TGCGTGGGGCGAGGCTCTTTTCCTCATGCTGCAGACAGTTGCCATTGGCTTCCTCATTCAGCACTACGGAGGCAGAACCAGCAGAG GTGTGCTGTTTCTGGTGGTGTTCATCGGCCTGCTGGTCCTCGTGCTGTCTCCGGTCACTCCCATGCCAGTGGTCACCTACCTGCAGGCCTCCAACATGCCAGCCATCATCATCGGCAGG CTGATCCAGGCAGCCTCCAACCTCCGGAACGGGCACACGGGCCAGCTGTCGGCCGTCTCCGTCTTCCTGCTGTTCGCCGGATCCCTCGCCCGCATCTTCACCTCAGTACAG GAAACTGGAGACACGCTGATGGCCTTCACCTACGTCATCTCCTCCGCCTGCAACGGCATCATCGCCCTGCAGGTTCTCTACTACTGGAACAGCTCCCCGGAGcgcaagaagaagaaaaagaagagcgAGTAG